Proteins found in one Helicobacter sp. NHP19-003 genomic segment:
- the dnaA gene encoding chromosomal replication initiator protein DnaA, whose amino-acid sequence MCDQSANPTPTSTAQSPPKPLIKAHKNPTLNPAFTFDTLVVGACNHMAIKVASQVAQRSGVYNPVLFFGGVGLGKTHILNAIGNTACDRLQSVLYVTAEQFLNDYVFRLGNHSMDKFQEKYRSCDYLLIDDVQFFGGKEMVQEEFFHTFNTLHAQGKQIVMSSDKPPKNIKGLADRLLSRFEMGMIASIQAPMLETKIAILTQKCQLNHICMDREIVEYLASHIHENIRQLEGALLRLNATATLSGEEISLRMAQEILKDTTKECLQEVGLEDILGVVAHTLNLKPTDIRNNSRNRQVALARKLIIYLARTLTDTSTNALAQFLGLKDHSGVSKASKTIAQSMAKENHTKLLVEEMQAKINSPKPV is encoded by the coding sequence GTGTGCGATCAAAGTGCAAATCCTACCCCCACAAGCACAGCCCAAAGCCCCCCAAAGCCCCTCATCAAAGCCCATAAAAACCCCACCCTAAACCCCGCTTTCACCTTTGACACGCTCGTGGTGGGGGCGTGCAACCACATGGCGATCAAAGTCGCCTCCCAAGTGGCGCAAAGAAGTGGGGTGTATAACCCCGTGCTCTTCTTTGGGGGCGTGGGGCTTGGCAAGACCCACATTTTAAACGCCATCGGCAACACCGCTTGCGATCGCTTGCAAAGTGTACTTTATGTTACGGCCGAGCAGTTTTTAAACGACTATGTGTTTCGACTCGGCAACCACAGCATGGACAAATTCCAAGAGAAATACCGCTCTTGCGACTATTTATTGATCGACGATGTGCAGTTTTTTGGCGGTAAAGAGATGGTGCAAGAGGAGTTTTTCCACACCTTCAACACCTTACACGCCCAGGGCAAGCAGATTGTGATGAGCTCAGACAAGCCCCCTAAGAACATCAAGGGGTTGGCCGATCGCTTGCTCTCGCGTTTTGAGATGGGCATGATCGCCAGCATCCAAGCCCCCATGCTGGAGACCAAGATCGCCATCCTCACGCAAAAATGCCAGCTGAATCACATTTGCATGGATCGAGAGATCGTGGAGTATTTAGCCAGCCACATCCACGAGAACATCCGCCAGCTTGAGGGTGCGCTCTTGCGGCTGAACGCCACCGCCACTTTAAGCGGAGAAGAAATCAGCCTACGCATGGCGCAGGAAATTTTAAAAGACACCACCAAAGAGTGCTTGCAAGAAGTGGGCCTAGAGGACATCTTAGGGGTGGTGGCGCACACTTTAAACCTTAAACCCACAGACATCCGCAACAACTCACGAAACCGCCAAGTCGCCCTAGCTAGAAAGCTCATCATCTACCTAGCCCGCACGCTCACAGACACCTCCACAAATGCCCTCGCGCAATTTCTGGGTTTGAAGGATCATAGCGGCGTGAGCAAGGCGAGCAAAACCATCGCCCAGAGCATGGCTAAAGAAAACCACACCAAATTGTTGGTGGAGGAAATGCAAGCCAAGATCAACAGCCCCAAGCCCGTTTAA
- the gyrB gene encoding DNA topoisomerase (ATP-hydrolyzing) subunit B — MQSYMGDKIKVLKGLEGVRKRPGMYIGDTNINGLHHMVYEVVDNSIDESMAGFCTQIKITLTQYGSCIVQDNGRGIPVDIHSTEGIPAATVALTVLHAGGKFDKETYKVSGGLHGVGVSVVNALSKKLLMTIKREGKIYIQEFEKGVPVAPLAEVGNTKERGTTIEFFPDESIMEVVEFDAKVLKKRFQEMAYLNHSVTITFHDQPGNLKEVYHYEDGLKQFILDTNKAPLISNVITFSGEGEDMEVEIALAYNEGYSEQMFSFVNNIRTPEGGTHEAGFRMGLSRAILNYIQENASAREKEAGVIQEDIKEGLVAVVSAKILEPQFEGQTKAKLGSSFVRPIVAKLVYEKMAKFFEENPSVAKAIMQKALLAARGREAAKKAKELTRKKDNLNVGTLPGKLADCQSKDPKECEIYLVEGDSAGGSAKQGRDRTYQAILPLRGKILNVEKSHLSKILKSEEIKNMITAFGCGVGDEFNLEKLRYHKIIIMTDADVDGSHIQTLLMTFFYRYLKPLIANGHVYIAQPPLYRFKKKKIEKYLKDERELNHFLIEHGIDSTSIEGIGRVDLLALLKTLSTYRFVLKELEKRPLLFEVLRYLVELPERPPFEVLAKDLHAFLEGISCQVLSQEVMADGVHFFVRTKLGLAELSVDEDLFNDPLFKEAQDLARRIQEFDLSVLGMDCLDYLADIEGRAKQGAYIQRYKGLGEMNPEQLWETTMFADNRNLLRVSLADEESADAAFNLLMGDEVEPRRAYIQAHAKDVKNLDI; from the coding sequence ATGCAGTCTTACATGGGCGACAAGATCAAAGTACTGAAGGGTTTGGAGGGGGTGCGTAAACGCCCGGGGATGTATATTGGGGACACCAACATCAATGGCTTACACCACATGGTCTATGAGGTCGTGGATAACTCCATCGATGAGAGCATGGCAGGCTTTTGCACACAAATTAAAATCACCCTAACGCAGTATGGCTCGTGCATTGTGCAGGACAATGGGCGGGGCATCCCTGTAGACATCCACTCCACAGAGGGCATCCCCGCCGCCACGGTCGCGCTCACGGTGCTGCACGCTGGGGGCAAGTTTGACAAAGAAACCTACAAGGTTTCTGGCGGATTGCATGGCGTGGGGGTGAGTGTGGTGAACGCCTTGTCTAAAAAGCTCTTGATGACCATTAAAAGAGAGGGCAAAATTTACATCCAAGAGTTTGAAAAGGGTGTGCCCGTAGCTCCGCTTGCAGAGGTGGGCAACACCAAAGAGAGGGGGACCACCATTGAGTTTTTCCCCGATGAGAGCATCATGGAGGTCGTGGAATTTGACGCTAAGGTGCTGAAAAAACGCTTCCAAGAAATGGCGTATTTGAATCACAGCGTTACCATCACCTTCCACGACCAACCGGGCAACCTAAAGGAGGTCTACCATTACGAGGACGGGCTAAAGCAATTCATCTTAGACACCAACAAAGCCCCTTTGATCTCTAATGTCATCACCTTCAGCGGCGAGGGCGAGGACATGGAGGTGGAGATCGCCCTAGCCTACAATGAGGGCTACAGCGAGCAAATGTTTAGCTTTGTCAACAACATCCGCACACCCGAGGGGGGCACGCACGAAGCGGGTTTTCGCATGGGGCTTAGCCGTGCTATTTTAAACTATATCCAAGAAAACGCCAGCGCAAGAGAAAAAGAAGCGGGGGTGATCCAAGAGGACATTAAAGAGGGGCTCGTGGCGGTGGTGTCGGCAAAGATTTTAGAGCCACAATTTGAGGGGCAGACTAAAGCCAAATTAGGCAGCTCATTTGTGCGCCCCATAGTGGCTAAGCTGGTCTATGAAAAAATGGCAAAATTCTTTGAGGAAAACCCCAGCGTGGCTAAGGCGATCATGCAAAAGGCACTCTTGGCGGCTAGGGGCAGGGAGGCAGCCAAAAAGGCAAAGGAACTCACCCGCAAAAAAGACAATTTGAACGTGGGGACTTTACCGGGCAAGCTAGCCGATTGCCAAAGCAAGGACCCCAAAGAGTGCGAAATTTACCTAGTGGAGGGCGATAGTGCCGGCGGCTCAGCCAAACAGGGCAGGGATCGCACCTACCAAGCCATCTTGCCCCTTAGGGGTAAGATTTTAAATGTGGAGAAGTCGCATTTAAGCAAGATTTTAAAATCCGAAGAGATCAAAAACATGATCACCGCCTTTGGGTGCGGGGTGGGCGATGAGTTTAACCTAGAGAAACTCCGCTACCACAAAATCATCATCATGACCGATGCCGATGTGGACGGCAGCCACATCCAAACCTTGCTGATGACCTTTTTCTACCGCTACTTAAAGCCCTTGATCGCCAACGGGCATGTCTACATCGCCCAACCCCCCCTTTACCGCTTTAAGAAAAAGAAAATTGAAAAATACCTCAAAGATGAGAGAGAATTAAACCACTTCTTGATCGAGCATGGGATCGACAGCACCTCTATTGAGGGCATCGGGCGGGTGGATTTATTGGCCTTGCTGAAAACCTTGAGCACCTACCGCTTTGTGCTCAAAGAACTAGAAAAACGCCCCTTGCTCTTTGAGGTGTTGCGTTATTTGGTGGAGTTGCCCGAACGACCGCCCTTTGAGGTGCTGGCCAAAGACCTGCACGCCTTTTTAGAGGGCATTTCTTGCCAAGTGCTTAGCCAAGAGGTGATGGCTGATGGGGTGCATTTCTTTGTGCGGACAAAGCTAGGGTTAGCTGAATTGTCTGTGGATGAAGATTTGTTTAACGATCCGCTGTTTAAAGAGGCGCAAGATTTGGCACGCAGGATACAAGAGTTTGATTTGAGCGTGCTTGGCATGGATTGTTTGGATTACTTGGCCGACATCGAGGGGCGGGCCAAGCAGGGGGCGTATATCCAACGCTACAAGGGGTTAGGAGAGATGAATCCCGAACAACTTTGGGAGACCACGATGTTTGCGGATAACCGCAATTTGCTAAGAGTGTCCTTGGCGGATGAAGAGAGCGCGGATGCAGCGTTCAACTTGCTGATGGGCGATGAGGTCGAACCCCGCCGTGCCTACATCCAAGCCCACGCTAAGGATGTGAAAAATTTAGACATTTAG